From the genome of Candidatus Dadabacteria bacterium, one region includes:
- a CDS encoding ammonium transporter, whose translation MIIQDFRLFKGCRNSATWVVTRFGIVAMLVVLVLSPVSAWAAIEGEAQFVFNTFGFLVWGALVMWMAAGFTMLEAGSVRTKNASVICLKNIGLYSIAGLAYYLIGFNIMYVGVEPGGWFGSFEFLYGTTADEVALLGGEETATAAVVESGYSAMSYWFFQMVFVATTASIVSGTLAERVKLWPFFVFIAVLTSIIYPIVGAWTWAGGWLAELGFKDFAGSTVVHSTGGWAALAGAIMLGPRSGKFRADGSVKPTPPSNVPVVTLGVFILWLGWFGFNGGSQLALSGALDAVAVSNIFSNTNLAAGAGVLAALSLSRPVLGRVDLFAGLNGALAGLVAITAAPDIVQHHWAVVIGAIGGMVCLLSMKSLEIIKIDDVVGAVPVHLCTGIWGTLAVCIAAGGSLFAQIIGILAIGVFVFGSSMLLWFVIDRTLGLRVSKDVEAIGQDVGNLGIEAYPEFVIMPEED comes from the coding sequence TCGCCCGTGTCCGCATGGGCCGCCATCGAGGGCGAGGCGCAGTTCGTCTTCAACACGTTTGGGTTTCTTGTGTGGGGTGCCCTCGTGATGTGGATGGCAGCAGGCTTTACAATGCTCGAGGCGGGTTCGGTACGGACGAAGAACGCTTCGGTCATTTGCCTGAAGAACATTGGTCTCTACTCCATTGCCGGACTGGCGTACTACCTGATCGGTTTCAACATCATGTATGTTGGTGTCGAGCCGGGCGGATGGTTTGGTTCGTTCGAATTCCTGTACGGCACGACCGCAGATGAAGTGGCGTTGCTGGGTGGCGAGGAAACAGCCACCGCGGCCGTCGTCGAGAGCGGTTACTCGGCGATGTCGTACTGGTTCTTCCAGATGGTGTTCGTGGCGACCACGGCTTCGATTGTCTCGGGCACTCTGGCCGAGCGCGTGAAGCTGTGGCCTTTCTTTGTCTTCATCGCTGTACTGACCTCGATCATCTACCCAATCGTTGGCGCATGGACTTGGGCCGGGGGCTGGTTGGCTGAATTGGGGTTCAAGGACTTCGCCGGTTCCACCGTGGTCCACTCCACGGGAGGCTGGGCAGCACTCGCGGGGGCCATAATGCTTGGGCCGCGCTCGGGCAAGTTCCGGGCTGATGGCAGTGTCAAACCGACCCCTCCATCCAATGTTCCGGTCGTCACTCTTGGCGTCTTTATCCTGTGGTTGGGCTGGTTCGGCTTCAACGGCGGTTCGCAGCTGGCTCTTAGCGGCGCACTCGATGCCGTGGCGGTGAGCAACATCTTCTCCAACACTAACCTAGCGGCGGGGGCTGGGGTTTTGGCAGCTCTGAGCCTCTCCCGGCCCGTACTGGGCCGTGTCGACCTGTTCGCCGGACTTAATGGCGCTCTGGCCGGTCTCGTCGCGATCACAGCGGCGCCGGATATCGTCCAGCATCACTGGGCAGTAGTGATCGGAGCAATCGGGGGCATGGTTTGCCTGTTGTCCATGAAGTCTTTGGAAATAATAAAGATCGACGACGTCGTGGGTGCTGTCCCCGTTCATCTCTGCACTGGCATCTGGGGGACGTTGGCGGTCTGCATTGCCGCCGGTGGAAGTCTTTTTGCTCAGATCATCGGCATTTTGGCCATCGGCGTGTTCGTGTTTGGGTCATCAATGCTGTTGTGGTTTGTCATCGACCGCACCTTGGGGTTACGGGTCTCAAAGGATGTCGAGGCCATCGGCCAGGATGTGGGCAATCTGGGCATCGAAGCTTATCCAGAATTCGTGATAATGCCGGAAGAGGACTGA